One Falco peregrinus isolate bFalPer1 chromosome 6, bFalPer1.pri, whole genome shotgun sequence DNA segment encodes these proteins:
- the IL22 gene encoding interleukin-22, translating to MASMQTLTKSFSGWVVFCCCCCLPLLLTSPLPPKRAGVASTAHRACRLRKINFQQPYIRNRTYTLAKMARVLDQDTDNRLIGQQLYANIKETNRCYMMKTITEIVLKDVLLTEAKDQYPHTEEVAQFLASLTSELSKCEFSGHREHIEKNLEEMKSKMKQLGENGKTKAIGELDLLFDYIENACTDAPKKGGKKMKN from the exons ATGGCATCCATGCAGACCTTGACCAAGAGCTTCTCAGGATGGGttgtcttctgctgctgttgctgtcttcctcttcttctcaCCAGCCCTCTGCCTCCAAAAAGGGCAGGGGTGGCTTCTACTGCCCATCGTGCCTGCAGGCTCAGGAAGATCAACTTCCAGCAGCCCTACATCAGGAATCGCACCTACACCTTGGCTAAAATG gcTAGGGTCTTGGACCAGGACACGGACAACAGGCTCATTGGGCAGCAACTCTATGCTAACATCAAG GAAACCAACCGCTGCTATATGATGAAGACGATTACGGAGATTGTACTGAAAGATGTCCTCCTCACTGAGGCCAAGGACCAGTACCCACACACTGAGGAGGTGGCACAGTTCTTGGCATCCCTGACCTCAGAGCTGAGCAAATGT GAATTCTCAGGACACAGAGAGCACATAGAAAAGAACCTGGaagaaatgaagagcaaaatgaaacag TTGGGAGAGAATGGAAAGACTAAAGCCATTGGAGAACTGGATTTACTGTTTGACTACATAGAGAATGCCTGTACTGATGCCCcaaagaagggagggaaaaagatgaaaaactga